The window CGGGGTGAACGCCTACCGGTTCTCGCTCGCCTGGCCCCGGGTCGTACCGACCGGGCGCGGCGCGGTGAACGGGGCCGGCCTGGACTTCTACGACCGCCTGGTGGACGCGCTGCTGGCCCGGGGGATCACCCCGGTGCCGACGCTGTTCCACTGGGACCTGCCCCAGGCGCTGGAGGATGCGGGCGGTTGGAGCGAACGCGACACGGCGTACGCGTTCGCCGAGTACGCGGCGGCGGCCTCCGACCGCCTCGGCGACCGGGTGGACCGGTGGATCACCCTGAACGAGCCCCTGGTGCACACCACCTACGGGCACGCGCTCGGCGTCCACGCCCCGGGGCGGACCCTGGCGGTGCCCGAGGTGATGCGGGTGGCCCACCACATGCTGCTCGCGCACGGGCTGGCCGCCGGGGAGCTGCGCTCGCGCGGCCTGGAGGCACTGCTCACCAACAACTACTCCCCCGTCAGCCCCGCCACCGGCTCCGAGGCCGACGCCGCCGCCGCGCACGCCTACGACACCCTGCACAACCGGCTGTTCACCGACCCCGTGCTGACCGGCGCCTACCCGGACCTGTCGGCCTTCGGCGTCGCGGAGGTCCCCGGCGTGCGCGAGGGCGACCTGAAGGCGGTCGCGGGCAGCGCGGACGGCCTCGGGGTCAACTACTACAACCCCACCGTGGCCACCGCGCCCGACGAGGGGTCGGGACTGCCGTTCGGGTTCGGTGAGGTCGCCGGGGCGCCGGTGACCGCGTTCGGGTGGCCGGTGGTGCCCGAGGGGCTGGGCCGGATGATCGACCTGCTGCGCGAGCGCCACGGTGAGGCGCTGCCGCCGCTGTACGTCACCGAGAACGGCTGTTCCCACGAGGACCGGGTCTCCCCCGGAGGGCGGATCGCCGACCCCGAGCGGATCGCCTACCTGGAGGGGCACGTGGCCGCCGTGGAGGCCGCGCGGGAGCGGGGCGCGGACGTGCGCGGGTACTTCGTGTGGACGCTCACCGACAACTTCGAGTGGGCCGAGGGCTACCACCAGCGCTTCGGGCTGGTGCACGTGGACCACGCCACCCAGGCGCGCACCCCCAAGGACTCCTTCGCCTGGTACCGGGACCTCGTCGCCGCCAGGACCGCGTCAGCTGGTGCGTGAGAGACCGCGGCGGCGCGTGCCCGGCACGCTCAGTCCCCGACGGCGTCCAGGGTGCCGCTGTCATGGCGTTCGGGGGCCTCCTCGCCGCGCTGGCGGGCGGGCTCCCACCACCACCAGTGCGACTCGGGCACCCAGGAGGGGACCTCCTCCTCGTTGACCGGCCGCGCCCGGCCCGCCACCGCGGTGAGGGCCTCGTCGATGCGCGGCAGGGCCTCCAGGTCGCCCGGGCGCAGGAAGGCCTCCCAGGGCACGAACTCCTCGCCGAGCAGCTCCAGCATGGACCGCCGCCAGCAGGCGGGGCGGTAGGCCTCGTGCTCGCCGTTCTCGGCCGCGGTCTGGGTGCGGACCACGTACAGGCCGAGCCGGTCGGGGTTGCTGCCGCCCACCAGCAGCTCGGCCAGGGTGGCGCTGAACTCCTGGCCGCCCGGGGATCTGCGCTGCGCGGGCGTGGTCGCCCGGTACAGGGCGAAGAGGGCGGCGAAGGCGTTGTCCATCAGGGCGTCGCGGTCCCTGCGGCGCGAGGCGCTCTCGGCGAAGGCGTCCAACGCCCGCCTGGCCAGGTCCGGAAGGTCCCTGCCCGCATCCGCGCTCACCTTCACACCGCCTTGTCCGGTCCGGGGATGACGTTCGGCGCGGGCCCGTGGCCCCGCGCCGCTTCGATGATAAGCACGCTCCGTGCCGTCGAGGTAGCCGGTTCACGGTGCCGGGGTCCGCAGTTGCCCGTCCAGGGTGCGCGCCCACTGGCGCACGATCCGGCGGCGCCGGGGCCCGTCGTCGGTGAGCAGGTTGGCCAGTCCCAGGCCGCGTGCCAGGTCGAGGGTGGCCTGGACGGTCTCGCGGACCCCGGGGACCGACTCGTCCACCCCCAGCAGTTCCACGGCGGCCCGGTGGATCTCCCGGCCCATCCGCTCCTCCATGGGGATGATGCGCTCGCGCAGGACCGGGTCGCTGGCGGCGGCCGACCACAGCTGGAGGGCGGCGCGGAAGTCCGTTCCGGTGAAGGCGTCCACGACCATCTGCACGACCGCCTCGGTGCGGCCGCCGCCCTCGGGGACGGCGGCCGCGCCGCGCCGCAGCTCCGCGCCGCGGCTGTCGAGCATGTGCCGCAGCACGGCCAGAAAGAGGTCCTCGCGGGTGGGGAAGTGGTGCTGGGCGGCCCCGCGCGACACCCCGGCCCGCCGCGCGACCGCGCCCACGGTGGCGCCGGCCGTGCCCTCCTCGGCCAGGCAGGCCACGGCGGCCTCCAGCAGTCGGGCTCGGGTGGCCCGGCTGCGTTCCTGGCGCGGCTCGCGGTCGGCCCCTGTGTCCACGTCGCTGCTTCCCCCTGTCCCCGCGTCCCCGAGGCGGCCCGTGTCCGCGCGCCGACCGCTCAGTACGACCTGGGCAGGCCGAGGGACTGCTGCGCCACGTAGTTGAGCACCATCTCCCGGCTCACCGGCGCGATGCGCGCCAGGCGGGCGGCGGCGATCGCCGACCCCAGCCCGTACTCGCTGGCCAGACCGTTGCCGCCCAGGGTCTGCACGGCCTGGTCGACCGCGCGCACGCACGCCTCCGCGGCGGCGTACTTGGCCATGTTGGCCGCCTCCCCCGCCCCCGCGTCGTCGCCGGAATCGTAGCGGAGCGCAGCGTGCTGGGTCATCAGGCGGGCCTGCTCCAGCTCGATCTTGACCTGCGCCAGCGGGTGGGCCAGCCCCTGGTGGGCGCCGATGGGGGTGTCGCGCCAGACCGTGCGCTCCCTGGCGTAGGCCACCGCCTTGTCCAGGGCGTGGCGGGCGCTGCCCGAGGCCAGGGACGCGGCCATGATGCGCTCGGGGTTGAGTCCGGCGAAGAGCTGGAGGAGCCCGGCCCCGGGGTCGCCGACCAGTGCGTCGGCGGGCAGGCGCACGTCGTCCAGGAACAGCTGGTACTGGTGGTCGGGGCTGACCAGGTCCATCTCGATCCGGCGGGCCTCGAACCCCGGGGCGTCGGTGGGCACCGCGAACAGCGCGGCGGACAGGCGCCCGGTGTCCTCGTCCTGGACGCGTCCGACGACCATGACGGCGTCGGCCACGTCCACGCCGGAGATGAAGGTCTTGCGGCCGTTGAGCACCCAGCCGCCGCCGTCGCTCCGGGCGGTGGTGGTGATGCGGTGGGAGTTGGACCCGGCGTCGGGCTCGGTGATGGCGAAGGCCATGATGGTCTCGCCCGTGGCCAGGCCGGGCAGCCAGCGCGCGCGCTGTTCGGGGGTGCCGAAGCGGGTCAGGACGGTGCCGCAGATGGCCGGGGAGACCACCATCATCAGGGTGGGGCACCCGGCCGCGCTGAGCTCCTCCAGGACGGCGGCCAGGTCGCCGATGCCGCCGCCCCCGCCCCCGTACTCCTCGGGGATGTTGACGCCGAGGTAGCCGAGCCCGCCCGCCTCGCGCCACAGTTCGGTGAGGTAGGCGCCCTCCTTGGCGCGGGCCCGGTAGTACTCGGACCCGTACCCCGCGGCGAACGCGGACACGGCGGAGCGCAGGTCGACCCGCTCGGCGGGTTCGTTGAAGGTCATGGCACCGGTCACGGCGTGGCCCCTTCGTAGTCGAGGACGGCGAGGGGCGCCCCGGCGGGCACCCTCTGCCCCGCCGCGACCGGGATCTCCCGGACGGCACCGGCGGCGGGGGCGGTGACGCGGTGCTCCGTCTTCATGGCTTCCATGCGCAGCAGGGTCTGCCCGGGTTCGACCCGCTCGCCCACGGCGACCTCCACGGCGGTGACCGTGCCGGGCATGGGCGCGGGCAGGGCGCCGGGGTCGACCGCGGCCTCGGGTTCGGGCAGGGGGTCGACGGGGGTGAGGGTGACCGACCCCAGGGGGGAGTCGACGTGGACGTCGCCGCCCGCGGCGGGGCGGTGGACGTCGAAGGCGCGGCGCAGGCCGTCCGCCTCCAGGACCACCCGGTCGGGTGCGGCCGAGAGCACGCGGACACCGGCCTGTTCGGTCAGGTAGGACCCCCTCAGGGTGCGGTAGGCGGTGGTGGTCCTCCTCGTCTCGTCGCCGTCGACGTCGTGCTGGCGGACGAAGGGCTGGGAGGGCAGGCCGCGCCAGTTGGCGGGGATCCCGGCGGGGGTGGCGGCGTCGGCGCGGGCGGCCTCGGCGGCGGACAGGGACGCGGCCAGCGCGGCGAGGCGTTCGGTGGCAGGGTCGGCCAGGGGCTGGACGAGTGCGCTGAGGCGGTCGCCGTCCAGGTAGCCGGTGTGCAGCCCCTCGGGGCGGGTCTCGGCCCCGGCGAAGGCGGGGTGGCGCAGCGCCCGCACGAGCAGGTCGCGGTTGGTGCCCACCCCGTGCACGCGCGCGGCGGCCAGGGCCGCGGCCAAGCGGCGCAGCGCGTCGCGGCGGTCGCGCCCGTGGGCGACGACCTTGGCGAGCAGGGGGTCGAAGTCCGCGCCGACGGTGTCGCCGGGTTCGACGCCGCTGTCCAGGCGCACCCCGAAGGCGGGCGGCGCGGCGAAGCGGGTGTCGGCGGGGACGTCGAAGGCGTGCAGGACGCCGGTGCGGGGCCGCCAGCCGTCGCGGGGGTCCTCGGCGTACAGGCGGGCCTGGACGGCGTGGCCGCGCGGCGCGGGCGGGCCGCCCCCGGGCAGGGCCTCGCCCTCGGCGACGCGGATCTGCCACTCGACCAGGTCCAGCCCGGTGACGCACTCGGTGACGGGGTGTTCGACCTGGAGCCGGGTGTTCATCTCCAGGAAGACCGGTTCGCCGAAGCCCTCCTCCCCCACGGGGACGAGGAACTCGGCCGTTCCGGCGCCGGTGTAGCCGATGGCGCGGGCCAGGCGGCGGGCGGCCTCGTGCAGGCGTTCGCGCAGGTCGTCGGGCAGGCCGGGGGCGGGCGTCTCCTCGACGACCTTCTGGTGGCGGCGCTGGAGGGAGCAGTCGCGTTCGCCCAGGGCCCACACGGTGCCGTGGGTGTCGGCCAGGACCTGCACCTCGACGTGGCGGCCGTGGGGGACGTAGGGCTCGCAGAACACCGCCGGGTCGCCGAAGGCCGAGGCCGCCTCGGCGCGGGCGGCGGCGGCCTCGGCGGGCAGGTCGGCCAGGTCGCGGACCACGCGCATGCCGCGTCCGCCGCCGCCGGAGACGGCCTTGACCAGCACGGGCAGGTGTTCGGGGCGCACCCGCTCGGGGTCCAGGGCGTCGGCGACGGGCACCCCGGCGTCCCGGGCGATGCGTTTGGCCCGGGTCTTGGCGCCCATGCTCTCGACGGCCTCGGCCGGGGGGCCGATCCAGGTCAGCCCGGCGCCGGTGACGGCGCGGGCCAGGGCGGGGTTCTCGGACAGGAAGCCGTAGCCGGGGTGGACGGCGTCGGCGCCGGAGGCGCGGGCGGCGGCCACCACGGCGTCGGGGTCGAGGTAGGCGTCCACGGGGCCGCGTCCCTGGGGCAGGGGCAGGCGCACGGCGGTGTCGGCCTCGGCCACGTGCGCGGCGTCCTCCTCGCCGGGGGCGTGCACGGCGACGGTGGCCACGCCCAGGGAGCGGCAGGTGCGCAGGATCCGGCGGGCGATCTCGCCCCGGTTGGCGACCAGGAGGCGGGTGACGGGGCGCGGCGGGGCGGGTCGGCCGGGGGCCGTGGCGCCCGCCTCGGCGGAACCACCGGAGGGGACGGCGGAGGGCGTGTGGTTCACGGTCTCCTCACATTCGGAAGACGCCGAAGCGGTCGGTGCCCCGGACGGGGGCGTTGTGGGCGTAGGACAGGCACAGGCCCAGGACGGTGCGGGTGTCGCGGGGGTCGATGACGCCGTCGTCGTAGACCCGCCCGGACAGGAACAGGGGCAGTGACTCGGCCTCGACCTGGCGCTCCACCATCTCCCGCAGGGCGGCGTCCTGGTCCTCGTCGTAGGGCTGCCCCTTCCCCGCCGCGGACTGGCGGGCGACGATGGACAGCACCTCGGCGAGCTGGCGGGGGCCCATGACGGCGGAGCGGGCGCTGGGCCAGGCGAACAGGAAGCGCGGGTCGTAGGCCCGCCCGCACATCCCGTAGTGGCCCGCGCCGTAGGAGGCGCCCACGAGCACCGAGAAGTGGGGGACGGTGCTGTTGGAGACGGCGTTGATCATCATCGAGCCGTGCTTGATGATGCCGCCCTGCTCGTACTCGCGGCCGACCATGTAGCCGGTGGTGTTGTGCAGGAACACCAGCGGCGTGTGCGCGCGGTTGGCGAGCTGGATGAACTGGGCGGCCTTCTGGGCCTCGGCGCTGAAGAGCACGCCGTGGTCGTTGGCGAGCACGCCGACGGGGTAGCCGTGCAGGTCGGCCCAGCCGGTGACCAGGCCGCCGCCGTAGGAGGGCTTGAACTCGTCGAACACCGAGCCGTCCACGAGGCGGGCGATGATCTCGCGCGGGTCCACGGGCACGCGCAGGTCGGGCGGCATGATCCCGAGCAGGTCCTCGGCCGGGTAGAGGGGTTCGGGTGCCGACGGGCGCGGGGCGGGCCCCGCCTTGGTGTGTCCCAGGCGGGCCACGATCCGCCTTCCGATACGGATCGCGTCGCGCTCGTCCTCGGCCAGGTGGTCGGCCAGGCCGGAGACCTCGGCGTGCATGCGGGCCCCGCCCAGCGACTCGTCGTCGCTCTCCTCACCCGTGGCCGCCCGTACCAGCGGCGGCCCGCCCAGGAACACCTTGGAGCGCTCGCGCACCATGACCACGTGGTCGCTCATGCCGGGGATGTAGGCGCCCCCGGCGGTGGAGTTGCCGAAGACCAGCGCGACGGTGGGGATTCCGGCGGCGGACAGGCGGGTCAGGTCGCGGAAGGCGCGACCGCCCGGGATGAAGATCTCCTTCTGGGTGGGCAGGTCGGCGCCGCCGGACTCCACCAGGCTGACCAGCGGCATCCGGTTGCGTTCGGCGATCTCGGCGGCCCGGGCGGTCTTCTTCAGGGTCCACGGGTTGCTGGAGCCGCCGCGCACGGTGGGGTCGTTGGCCACCAGCACGCACTCCACGCCGGAGACCGAGCCCACGCCGGTGACGAGGCTGGCGCCGACGTGGAAGTCGCTGCCCCAGGCGGCGAGCGGCGACAGCTCCAGGAAGGGGCTGCCCTCGTCCAGGAGGAGTTCGATCCTCTCGCGGGCCAGCAGGCCGCCCCGGGCGCGGTGGCGCTCCACGTAGCGCCGCCCTCCCCCGGCCAGGGCCTCGGCGTGCTCGGCGTCGATCTCGGCGAGCTTGGCGAGCATCGCCTCGCGGGCCTCGGCGAAGGCGGGTGAGGCGGTGTCGAGCCCGCTCCTGAGCACGCTCACGGCTGGCCCGCCTCCCGTGCCTCGGGGACGGGAACGCTTCCGGTCCTGGACGCGCTCACGGCTGCTCCACCTCCGCCAACACGGTCTCGGGGACGGGGACGCGGCGGGCGCGCAGCCACTCGCCCAGCCCCTTGGCCTGGGGGTCCACGCCCTCGCGGCGCGCGGTGCCGGGGGCGAGCAGGCCCTCGATCCAGAAGTTGGCGGCCCGCAGGTTGGGCAGCAGGTGCCGGGTGACGCGCAGTCCGGCGGTCTCGGGCAGGAGTTCGCGCAGCAGGTCGGCGGTCAGGGTGGTGGCCAGCCACCGCCACGCCGTCTCTCCGCGCACCCACACGCCCAGGTTGGCGTCGGCGCCCTTGTCGCCGCTGCGCGCGCCCAGGACCAGGCCGAGCGGGACCGGGCGCGCGGGGCCTCGGGGCAGGGGTTCGGGCAGCGGGGGCTCGGCGACCCCGGTCAGGGCCCGGGTGCGGGGCGCGGGCGCGACGGGCATCCTGGCGCCGTCGGGCAGGATCGCGGTGTGGGCGACCTCGGAGGCGGGCACGAGCGCGTGCGTGGCGGCGACCCCGTCGGGTCGGGCCTCGCGCGGCGGCGCGGTGAGGTGGAATCCGGCGTAGCTGCCCAGGGCCAGCTCCACGGCGGCCGCCCCGAAGGAGCGGCCCACGACCGCGGGGTCGTGGTCGCGGGCGACCACCCGCAGGCGTGCGGTGGCCGCGTCCTGGGTGTCGCCGTGGGGGTCCTGGGCTGGCACGAGGGTGAAGCGCAGGTCGTCGGGCGCGCGGTCGGCGAGGGCTGCGCGCATCTGGCGTTCGGCCTGTGCGGCCTTGGCCCCGGCGTCCAGGCCGGTGACCAGGAACTCGACCTCGTTGCGAAAGCCCGTGAGGCTGGTCAGTCCGACCTTGAGGTCGGGGGGAGGTTCCTCGCCGCGGGTTCCGCTGAGCAGGACGCGGTCGGGCCCCTGCCTGGTGAGGCGCACGGTGTCCAGGCGGGCGGTGACGTCGGGGCCGGGGTAGCGGGCTCCGGCGACCTCGTAGACGAGCTGGGCGGTGACGGTCCCGGTGGTGACGGCGCCGCCGGTGCCGGGGTGCTTGGTGATGACCGCGCTGCCGTCGGCGTGGATCTCGGCGAGGGGGAAGCCGGGCCGGTCCAGGTCGCGGCCCTCGCGCAGGAGTTCGGCGGCCAGGGCGTAGTTGCCGCCGGTGGCCTGGGTCCCGCACTCGATGACGTGCCCGGCGACGGTGGCCCCGGCCAGGGCGTCCAGGTCCCCGGGGGTCCAGCCGAAGTGGGCGGCGGCCGGGCCCACGGCCAGGGAGGCGTCGGTGACGCGGCCGGTGACGACGATGTCGGCGCCCGCCTCCAGGCAGGCGGCGATGCCGAAGGCGCCCAGGTAGGCGTTGGCGGTCAGGGGGGTGCCCAGGTCGAGTTCCTCGGCGCGGTCGATGAGGTCGTCGCCGGTGACGCAGGCGATGCGGGGTTCGAGGCCGAGCCCGTCGGCGAGTTCGGTGAGCCGGTCGGCGAGGCCGCGCGGGTTGAGGCCGCCCGCGTTGGTGACCACCCTGGTGCCGCGTTCCATGACCAGCGCCAGGGTCTCGCGCATCTGGCTCAGGAAGGTCCGGGCGTAGCCGCGGCCGGGGTCGCCGAGCTGGTCGCGGCCGAGGATGGCCATGGTGAGCTCGGCCAGGTAGTCGCCGGTGAGGACGTCCACGCGCCCCTCGGTGAGCATCTCGTGGACGGCGGCGAAGCGGTCCCCGTAGAAACCGGAGGCGTTCGCGACCAGCAGCGGGGGCGCCGGGGTGGCAGCAGCGGTCATGGACACGAGGGTGACACCGATCACACGGAAAAACAAGCACACGTGCTTGTTTTTCCGTACGGGACGGACGGGTCCGAGCGGACACGGTGAGGTGGGCGCGGTATGGCCGGAACCGGCCACGGAGCGTGCGTTACTCCCCCTCGGAGCGGGGGGAGGCGCGCGGTAGTTTGGCGCCGTGAACACCTCGCGAGAAGACACCAACCCCGCCGACGACGCCGCCTCCCCCGAGGGGACGGCGGAGGCGGCGGAGACGACGGAGGCGGCGGAGACCCCGGAGCCCGGGAGCACCGGTGCCGCCGGGAGCGCCGGAACGTGCGGGGAGGCCGGGACCCCGGGGGCGCGTCAGGAGGCCGACGCCAGCGGCGCCTTCATCGCGGGCGCGCCGGCCCGCTCCCCCAGCGGCCTGTTCGCCGCCGAGACCTTCAGCGTCATCGCCCTGATGCTGTTCGTCCTCACCGCGCTGAACACCCGGCTCTTCGAACTCTTCGGCTTCTTCTTCGTGGGCCGGGTCCCCACCGACACCAGCGCCGGGGAGGCGAGCGCGCTCGCGGCCGAGGTGATGGTCGCGGGCGGGCTGAGCGCGCTGACCGTGCTCGCCGGGGCCCTGTCGCTGCTGCGGGGCGGCGCGGCCACGCGGGCGTGGAGCCGCTGGGGCGCCGCCGCGGCCGTGATCGTGGGCACGCTGCTGGTCGTGGTCTCGGTGCTGACCTTCGTCACCCTGCCGTCCGGGTCCTGAACAGGGGTTTCGTAGAAACTCCCTTGGTACTTCGGCGGGTAGGTTGACCGCGTGAGTACATCAGCGGAAGGCAACGACCCGACCGATCCCACCCGGGGGCCCGCACGGGACCCCGGCCGCGAGCCGGAGCCCGGGGCCGACTCGGCCACCGGGACCGGGGTGCCCGCGCAGGAGCCCGCCATGGTGGAGGAGCCCCTGCTGGAACCGGACTCCGGGGTGGCCGCCCCGGAGCGCACCGACCGGCCCAGCGGTGCTCTGGGCGCGGAGACCTTCGCCCTGACCGCGCTGTTCCTGCTCGCCGTGACGGTGCTGTCGAGCCAACTGGTCCAGCTCTTCACCACGGTGGTGCTCATCGGCGACCAGCCGGTGCCCGTGGACCAGGTGTCGCAGTTCTCCGTGCAACTGCTCATCGGCGGCGGCCTGGCCGCGCTGACGGCGATCCTGGCGGGGCTCGCGCTGGCCCTGGCGGGTTTCCGGACCCGGCCCTGGGCGCGGTGGCTGGCCGCCTCCGTGCTGATCGTGAGCCTGCTGCTGGTGCTGCTGGCGGTCGTGGCCTACGTCATGATGCCCGCGGGCAGCGCGCCCCAGCCCATGCCGATGCCGAACTGATCCGCGCGGGGCAGGGGGAGCCCCGTCCAGCCGCGGGGCGGCGACCGGAGGTCCGGTCGCCGCCCCGCGATCGTGGAGCGGCAGGCTCCGGGGTCAGGCGATCCGGTCGATCACCAGCGGCCGGGCCTCGTAGCCCGCCCCGCCCTCCGGCTCGATGTCGAAGGCGCCCTCCAGCGCCTCGGCCGCCCGCTCGAACCGCTCCGCCTCGTCCGCGTGCAGCGTGAACAGCGGCTCCCCGGCCTGCACGGACTCCCCCG is drawn from Nocardiopsis dassonvillei subsp. dassonvillei DSM 43111 and contains these coding sequences:
- a CDS encoding GH1 family beta-glucosidase — protein: MSSPFLWGVASSAFQIEGALDADGRGPSVWDVFAERPGAVRDGHSPAPACDHYHRWAEDVELLDRLGVNAYRFSLAWPRVVPTGRGAVNGAGLDFYDRLVDALLARGITPVPTLFHWDLPQALEDAGGWSERDTAYAFAEYAAAASDRLGDRVDRWITLNEPLVHTTYGHALGVHAPGRTLAVPEVMRVAHHMLLAHGLAAGELRSRGLEALLTNNYSPVSPATGSEADAAAAHAYDTLHNRLFTDPVLTGAYPDLSAFGVAEVPGVREGDLKAVAGSADGLGVNYYNPTVATAPDEGSGLPFGFGEVAGAPVTAFGWPVVPEGLGRMIDLLRERHGEALPPLYVTENGCSHEDRVSPGGRIADPERIAYLEGHVAAVEAARERGADVRGYFVWTLTDNFEWAEGYHQRFGLVHVDHATQARTPKDSFAWYRDLVAARTASAGA
- a CDS encoding TetR/AcrR family transcriptional regulator, whose translation is MDTGADREPRQERSRATRARLLEAAVACLAEEGTAGATVGAVARRAGVSRGAAQHHFPTREDLFLAVLRHMLDSRGAELRRGAAAVPEGGGRTEAVVQMVVDAFTGTDFRAALQLWSAAASDPVLRERIIPMEERMGREIHRAAVELLGVDESVPGVRETVQATLDLARGLGLANLLTDDGPRRRRIVRQWARTLDGQLRTPAP
- a CDS encoding acyl-CoA dehydrogenase family protein; this translates as MTGAMTFNEPAERVDLRSAVSAFAAGYGSEYYRARAKEGAYLTELWREAGGLGYLGVNIPEEYGGGGGGIGDLAAVLEELSAAGCPTLMMVVSPAICGTVLTRFGTPEQRARWLPGLATGETIMAFAITEPDAGSNSHRITTTARSDGGGWVLNGRKTFISGVDVADAVMVVGRVQDEDTGRLSAALFAVPTDAPGFEARRIEMDLVSPDHQYQLFLDDVRLPADALVGDPGAGLLQLFAGLNPERIMAASLASGSARHALDKAVAYARERTVWRDTPIGAHQGLAHPLAQVKIELEQARLMTQHAALRYDSGDDAGAGEAANMAKYAAAEACVRAVDQAVQTLGGNGLASEYGLGSAIAAARLARIAPVSREMVLNYVAQQSLGLPRSY
- a CDS encoding ATP-binding protein, which codes for MNHTPSAVPSGGSAEAGATAPGRPAPPRPVTRLLVANRGEIARRILRTCRSLGVATVAVHAPGEEDAAHVAEADTAVRLPLPQGRGPVDAYLDPDAVVAAARASGADAVHPGYGFLSENPALARAVTGAGLTWIGPPAEAVESMGAKTRAKRIARDAGVPVADALDPERVRPEHLPVLVKAVSGGGGRGMRVVRDLADLPAEAAAARAEAASAFGDPAVFCEPYVPHGRHVEVQVLADTHGTVWALGERDCSLQRRHQKVVEETPAPGLPDDLRERLHEAARRLARAIGYTGAGTAEFLVPVGEEGFGEPVFLEMNTRLQVEHPVTECVTGLDLVEWQIRVAEGEALPGGGPPAPRGHAVQARLYAEDPRDGWRPRTGVLHAFDVPADTRFAAPPAFGVRLDSGVEPGDTVGADFDPLLAKVVAHGRDRRDALRRLAAALAAARVHGVGTNRDLLVRALRHPAFAGAETRPEGLHTGYLDGDRLSALVQPLADPATERLAALAASLSAAEAARADAATPAGIPANWRGLPSQPFVRQHDVDGDETRRTTTAYRTLRGSYLTEQAGVRVLSAAPDRVVLEADGLRRAFDVHRPAAGGDVHVDSPLGSVTLTPVDPLPEPEAAVDPGALPAPMPGTVTAVEVAVGERVEPGQTLLRMEAMKTEHRVTAPAAGAVREIPVAAGQRVPAGAPLAVLDYEGATP
- a CDS encoding acyl-CoA carboxylase subunit beta translates to MSVLRSGLDTASPAFAEAREAMLAKLAEIDAEHAEALAGGGRRYVERHRARGGLLARERIELLLDEGSPFLELSPLAAWGSDFHVGASLVTGVGSVSGVECVLVANDPTVRGGSSNPWTLKKTARAAEIAERNRMPLVSLVESGGADLPTQKEIFIPGGRAFRDLTRLSAAGIPTVALVFGNSTAGGAYIPGMSDHVVMVRERSKVFLGGPPLVRAATGEESDDESLGGARMHAEVSGLADHLAEDERDAIRIGRRIVARLGHTKAGPAPRPSAPEPLYPAEDLLGIMPPDLRVPVDPREIIARLVDGSVFDEFKPSYGGGLVTGWADLHGYPVGVLANDHGVLFSAEAQKAAQFIQLANRAHTPLVFLHNTTGYMVGREYEQGGIIKHGSMMINAVSNSTVPHFSVLVGASYGAGHYGMCGRAYDPRFLFAWPSARSAVMGPRQLAEVLSIVARQSAAGKGQPYDEDQDAALREMVERQVEAESLPLFLSGRVYDDGVIDPRDTRTVLGLCLSYAHNAPVRGTDRFGVFRM
- a CDS encoding acyclic terpene utilization AtuA family protein, with the protein product MIGVTLVSMTAAATPAPPLLVANASGFYGDRFAAVHEMLTEGRVDVLTGDYLAELTMAILGRDQLGDPGRGYARTFLSQMRETLALVMERGTRVVTNAGGLNPRGLADRLTELADGLGLEPRIACVTGDDLIDRAEELDLGTPLTANAYLGAFGIAACLEAGADIVVTGRVTDASLAVGPAAAHFGWTPGDLDALAGATVAGHVIECGTQATGGNYALAAELLREGRDLDRPGFPLAEIHADGSAVITKHPGTGGAVTTGTVTAQLVYEVAGARYPGPDVTARLDTVRLTRQGPDRVLLSGTRGEEPPPDLKVGLTSLTGFRNEVEFLVTGLDAGAKAAQAERQMRAALADRAPDDLRFTLVPAQDPHGDTQDAATARLRVVARDHDPAVVGRSFGAAAVELALGSYAGFHLTAPPREARPDGVAATHALVPASEVAHTAILPDGARMPVAPAPRTRALTGVAEPPLPEPLPRGPARPVPLGLVLGARSGDKGADANLGVWVRGETAWRWLATTLTADLLRELLPETAGLRVTRHLLPNLRAANFWIEGLLAPGTARREGVDPQAKGLGEWLRARRVPVPETVLAEVEQP